In the genome of Bacillota bacterium, the window AGCACCGCTCTCCCCGCCGCCACCCCCACCCAGCGCAGGGGCCGGTAAAACAGCCTCACCACCACGTAAAGCAGGAGCAAACCGAACCCGTAGGCAGCAAGCAGCTGGGGGTCCATGTCCCAACGACCTCCTGCCTAACGGTATGCCCCGCCAACCACGGGCAGAACTAGCCCGCTATCCTGCCCTGCCTGGCCAGTCTCAACAGGTACGAGTAGCGCTTCTGCGCCGCCTCCAGCAGGTAGCAGGCGTGGTCCACGAGGTCCGGATCGGAAACGCTCTCGAAATACGCCCTGGCTGCATCCAGCTCGCGTTGGGCCTGCCAGACCAGTTCGTCTAC includes:
- a CDS encoding DUF2508 family protein — protein: MGQPWDRLRNWWLTRARDADGEEGSAHGGVAAGAPGGGPDSQVDELVWQAQRELDAARAYFESVSDPDLVDHACYLLEAAQKRYSYLLRLARQGRIAG